Sequence from the Symbiopectobacterium purcellii genome:
CTTTGCGATCGGCACCCAGCGGTTGTGCCAGCACCACATCGCCGTGCATGGTGCGTTTCATCTCTTCCGCTGACAGGTACAGGTCGTCTTTACGCCCTTCTATGCGCAGGAAACCAAAGCCGTCGCGGTGGCCGATCACCGTGCCGCGCAGCAAATCCAGTTTTTCCGGCAGCGCATAGCATTGACGGCGAGTAAACACCAGTTGACCGTCACGCTCCATCGCGCGCAAACGACGGCGCAGCGCTTCTTGCTGCTCTTCCGTAGTGAGTTCCAAATCGGCTGCCAGGTCATCGCGGCTGATAGGCGTATTGCGTTTTTCGATGTGGGCCAGAATGTATTCGCGGCTGGGGATGGGTGATTCGTATTTTTCTGCTTCACGTTCCAGGAATGGATCTTGGGACATTGCGGTTCCTCCGTTGTCTTCAGCAGAAGGCTGAACGGACTTCATTCAACCAACAATAATTTATAAAGCGGCGGGTTCTCTTTCACCATATCGGCCAACGTATGTTGGTCCAGTTCGAAGAGAAAGCGCTGAACGCCCTGTTGCAGTACCCCTTTTAAGCGGCATGCTGGCGTGATGTGGCAAAAATCATGGTTACAGTTGACCAGAGACAGTGGCTCCAGCGCGCGCACCACATCGCCAATGCGAATGGTTTGTGCAGGCTTGCCCAAACGGATGCCGCCATTTTTACCGCGCACGGCCATCACAAAGCCAGCCCGACTAAGTTGATTGATAATTTTGACCATATGATTACGAGAGACGCCATACACTTGCGTCACTTCAGTAATATTCGTCATCTTCCCTTCAGGCAGTGATGCCATGTAGATCAGCGCGCGTAATCCATAATCCGTAAAACTGGTTAACTGCACAGAAACCTCGGATACCCTTGAGTATCGGTAGGAACGTCGCATCCATGTTCATCGCAACAATGCTCAGCGCAACAATGTTCACAGCAGCAACGTTCATCACATCATTAAAACTCATGTTGGCAAAGCCACAGAAAGAAAATACGCCACCAACATGAACGAAAAACAACATAAGAACCAGATTTACTAGCAATAATAAACCAGTCGCAAATG
This genomic interval carries:
- the nsrR gene encoding nitric oxide-sensing transcriptional repressor NsrR yields the protein MQLTSFTDYGLRALIYMASLPEGKMTNITEVTQVYGVSRNHMVKIINQLSRAGFVMAVRGKNGGIRLGKPAQTIRIGDVVRALEPLSLVNCNHDFCHITPACRLKGVLQQGVQRFLFELDQHTLADMVKENPPLYKLLLVE